The Euzebya sp. sequence CCAGAACATCATCAGGACGGCGGCGAGGGCGGCGATCAGGCCCAGCGCGCCCCTCCGGGCCGCCCCGGTCGGCGGGGCGGAGGTGGGGACCAGGGCCACGTGCAGCGGGGCGCTCGGGGCCGGCCGCTCGAGGTAGGCCGGTCGCGCCGGCGGTGGCTGGACGTGGCCCATCGCGCAGCGGTTCGACTGGTTGCCGACCGGCACGTCGCACTGCGGGCAGCGGTTCACATCCCCTCCTCGGACGGGTCTCGGGAGGAGGATCGGCAGGTCCGCGCCGGCCTTGACCCCCGTGTCAGCTGCCGCCGGCGGCGCGGGCCTCCGCGGCTGCCGCGAACTCGTCGAAGGCCTCGAGGGCGTGGGGGCCGTGGGTCGAGGCCGGCCCGCCGGTCATCAGCAGCGCCACCCCGATGGCCTCGGCCGCCTGCTCCCTGGTCGCGCCCGCCCGGACCGCGCCCTGGGTGTGGTAGCCGATGCAGCCGTCGCAGCCCGTCGCGACGCTGATCGCGAGCGCCATCAGCTCCTTGACCGCCGCGCTGAGCGCGCCGTCGGCGACCGCGGCGCGGTGCAGGTCGGCGAATCCCTGCCACACCTCCGGGATGGCCTCGCGCAGCGCACGGGTGGGCTGGCGCAGGTCGTGCAGGTACTCGCGGTACTCCCTGGCGGGCCACCTCTGGGGTTCGGGAGGGTTCGGACCTGCCGACGGTAGGCGCCGGGTCGCAGGGCCTGCGGTGCCGATCGACCCGCGCCGGCCGGGACCTCCGACCCGCTGCGCGCACGACTAGCCTGTGCTGACGTGCGATTCCTCGACGGCCACCGACCCGATCGCGACCTGACCTACGACGACGCCTTCCTGGTGCCGGCCAGGTCCGCGGTCGAGTCCCGCCTCGACGTCGAACTGACCCCTGTCGACGGCTGCCCGACGACCCTCCCCCTGGTCGCCTCCAACATGACCGCCGTGTCGGGCCGGCGGATGGCGGAGACCCTCGCCCGGCGGGGCGGGATCGCGATCATCCCCCAGGACATCCCGCCGGAAATCGTCGCCAGCGCGGTCGCCTCGGTGAAGGCCGCCGACCCGGTGTACGAGACGCCGATCACGCTGACGGCCGGCGACACGGTCGGGGACGCCGAGCAGCTGATCCACAAGCGGGCGCACGGCGCCGCGGTGGTCGTGGCCGACGACCACCCGATCGGGGTGGTCACGCCCGCCGACCTCGAGAACGTCGACCGGTTCACCCAGGTCGGGGAGGTGATGAGCACCGAGCTGCTCGTCCTCCGCGCCGGCGAGTCACCCCGCACGGCGTTCATGCACCTCCACGAGGCGCGCCGCCGCCTCGCGCCGGTGGTCGACGACGACGACCGGCTGGTCGGCCTGGTGACCCGGATGGGTGCGCTGCGCTCGACGCTGTACCAGCCCGCCGTCGACGCCGACGGGCGCCTGGTCGTGGGCGCGGCCATCGGCATCAACGGGGACGTCGGACCGGGAGGTTCGCGGGGCGGTGTGGCCGCGACGGCGGCGCAGATCCTCGGGGCAGGCGTCGACGTGCTGGTCGTCGACACCGCCCACGGGCACCAGGAGCGGATGCTCGCTGCCCTCCGGGCCGTCCGGGCGCTCGACCCCGCCGTCCCGGTCGTCGCCGGCAACGTCGTCACGGCGGTGGGGACCCGGGAGCTGCTCGACGCCGGCGCCGACATCGTCAAGGTCGGCGTGGGGCCAGGCGCGATGTGCACCACGCGAATGATGACCGGGGTCGGGCGCCCCCAGCTGTCCGCCGTCATCGCCTGCGCCGACGCGGCGCGCGCCGTCGGCGGGCACGTCTGGGCCGACGGGGGGGTCCGCCACCCGCGGGACGTCGCCCTCGCCCTCGCGGCCGGCGCCAGCCAGGTGATGGTCGGGTCCTGGTTCGCCGGCACCCACGAGTCGCCCGGCGACCTGCAGCTCGACGCCGACGGCCGGGCGTACAAGGTCAGCTTCGGGATGGCCTCCTCCCGGGCGGTGCAGCGCCGCACCCGGGACGACGACCCGTTCACCCGGGCCCGCAAGGCGCTCTTCGAGGAGGGGATCAGCTCGGGGCACATGTACCTCGACCCCGACCGGCCGGGCATCGAGGACCTCGTCGACCAGATCGTCGCCGGCATCCGCAGCGCCTGCACCTACGCCGGCGCCGCGGATCTCACGGCCTTCGCCGACCGTGCGGTCCTGGGCCTGCAGTCGGTGGCGGGGTTCACCGAGGGCAAGCCCCTCGAGCGGAGCTGGGGGTAGGCGTGGCCGAGCTCCCCCTCGTCCTCGACCTCGCCGCCGAGCACGTGCCGGCGACCCTGCTGCGCCAGCAGCTCCTCGCCAAGCTGCTCGAGGGGGAGGTGCCTGACGTCGACCTCGACGCGCACACGGCCACCTTCGGGGACCGCACGTTCGACCTGCAGGTCGTCGGGACGGTCGACGACGCCGCGCACACCTTCACCTGGGCGTGGGCGACCAGCGGGATCGCGCCGGAGGCGGTCACGCGCTGCGCGGAGGCGCTGAGGGCCTACGGCGCCGAGCACGACGTCATGGAGCTGTCCGAGCCGGTCTGGCACACCGACGAGGTGGAGCCGTTCCTGCTCGCGGCGATCGCGCGCGGGTGGTGCCGGGCGGACGCGCTGTACCGCGCGCCGGTGCCCGGGGGGGCGGTCTACCTGCTGCTCGGCGACGTCGAGCTGCCGCCGCCGGACGCCCACCAGGTCGTCCAGGCCCTGACCACCGGCATCGCGATGGCGCCGATGGACCACCGGGCGGCGGCGATGGCGCTGTTCGCCGATGCCCAGGTGGCCGTGACGGGCCTCGACGAGATGGTCGTCGCCACCATCGGGACCTCCCTGGTCAACGTCACCTTCACCCGTGACGGGCGCATCGACGACGTCAGCGTCAGCCACCTGTAGGAGGGGGTCCCGCACCGGCGTGGGTCCCGCTCCGGCGTGGGGCCCGCGGTCGCGTGGGGTGTCCCGCGGCGGCAGGGTCCCGCGGTCGCGGTGGGTCTGTCGCCTTTGTCTCGTGGGCCGCAACGAACATGACAGGCCTCCGGGGGTGGTCCTGCTCCGGGGGCGAGGTCTGTCGCCTTCGTCTCGTTCTGCGCAACGAACATGACAGGCCCCTCCGGGGGGACCGGCCACCTCGGGGGGACCGGCCACCTCGGGGGACCCGGCCACCTCGGGGCATCGACCCTCCGGATCGCACCGACCCCCGGCCGGCCCCACGAGCGCGAGCGTCTACCGTGGGCGCTCGCAGGACCGGCGCGACAGGAGCAGCGAGGACGATGAGCCACCAGTACGACCCCACGGCCATCGAGCCGCGGTGGCAGGCCTACTGGGCGGAGCACGAGACGTTCACGGCGGTCGAGGACCCCGAGAAGCCGCCGTACTACGGGCTCGTGATGTTCCCCTACCCCTCCGGCAGCGGACTCCACGTCGGGCACCCGGAGAGCTACACCGCGCTCGACATCGTCGCCCGGTACAAGCGGATGACCGGGTACAGCGTCCTCAGCCCGATCGGGTTCGACAGCTTCGGCCTGCCCGCAGAGCGCGCCGCGCAGCGCGACGGCACCCACCCGGGCGTGATCACCGACGAGCGGATCGAGTACTTCCGGACCCAGCTGCACCGCCTGGGCTTCAGCTACGACTGGTCCCGCGAGGTCGTCACCAGCCACGCCGACTACTACCGCTGGACCCAGTGGATCTTCCTGAAGCTCTACGAGCAGGGCCTGGCCTACCTCGAGGAGGTCCCGGTCTGGTGGTGCGAGGCCCAGGGCACGGTCCTGAGCAACGAGGAGGTCGTCGACGGCCGGTACGTCGAGACCGGCGACCCCGTCGAGCGCCGGAACATGCGGCAGTGGATGCTGAAGATCACCGCGTACGCCCAGCGGCTGCTCGACGACCTCGACACCGGCGGGCCCGACGGCGGCCCGCTCGACTGGCCCGACGGGGTGCTCGAGATGCAGCGCCAGTGGATCGGCCGCTCCGAAGGGGCCGAGGTCACCTTCCGGCTGGCGGAAGGGGACGGCAGCTTCGTCGTCTACACCACCCGGCCCGACACGTTGTTCGGCGCGACCTACTGCGTCCTGGCGCCCGAGCACCCCCTGGTCGCCGAGGTCACCACCGACGACCGCCGCGCGGAGGTCGAGGCGTACGTCGAGAAGGCCGCGTCGAAGTCCGAGCTCGACCGCCAGCTGGGCGCCGAGCGGGACAAGACGGGCGTCTTCACCGGTGGGCACGCGATCAACCCCGTCAACGGCGAGGCGATCCCGGTGTGGGTCGCGGACTACGTGCTGGCCAGCTACGGCACCGGCGCGATCATGGCCGTGCCCGCCCACGACGAGCGCGACCACGCGTTCGCGCGGGCCTTCGACCTGCCGATCGTCCCCACCTACACGACCCCCGAGGGCATCGACGTCCAGGAGCAGGCGTACGCGGGGGAGGGGACCGCGATCAACTCCGGGCAGTTCGACGGCCTGTCGGTCGCGGCGTTCAAGACCGCGATCATCGACTGGCTGGAGGCGGAGGGCCACGGCGAGCGGAAGGTCAACTTCAAGCTGCGCGACTGGCTGTTCAGCCGGCAGCGGTACTGGGGCGAGCCGTTCCCGATCCTCCACATCGTCGACGACGAGGGGAACCCGACCGGCGAGATCGTGCCGGTGCCGCCCGACGACCTGCCCGTCGAGCTGCCCCACGTCGACGAGTACAAGCCGACCGCGACCGGTGAGCCGCCCCTCGCCCGGGCGACGGACTGGCTGCACACGACGGCGCCCGACGGCCGCCCCGCGATCCGCGAGACGAACACGATGCCGCAGTGGGCCGGTTCGTGCTGGTACTACCTGCGCTACGTCGACCCGGACAACACCGAGGTGCCCTTCAGCCAGGAGCGCATCGACTACTGGGGGGCGGTCGACCTGTACATCGGCGGGGTGGAGCACGCCGTCCTGCACCTGCTGTACGCCCGCTTCTGGCACAAGGTGCTCTACGACATCGGGATGGTCCCGACCGCCGAGCCGTTCATGCGCCTGGCGAACCAGGGGATGATCCTGGCCAACTCCTACCGGGAGAGCGGCGGCCGCTACCACCACCCCGACACCGTCGAGCACCGACCCGAGGCGGCGGTCACGATGACGTCGGCCCACTCCCAGACCGAGGTGGTGACCGAGTACTTCACCCGCGACGGGGTCCCGGTCGAGCAGCGCTCGGGGAAGATGGGCAAGAGCCTCAACAACTCCGTCGACCCGATCGACATCATCGAGCGCTTCGGCGCCGACACCCTGCGGCTCTACGAGATGTTCATGGGTCCCCTCGAGCAGACCAAGGTGTGGAACACCTCGGGGTGCGAGGGCATCCACCGCTTCCTGTCACGCACGTGGCGGCTGTTCGTCGACACCGACACCGGCGCGCTCCGCGACCTCCCTGACGAGACGCCTCGCGAGGTCCGCCGGGCGCTGCACACCGCGATCAAGGAGACGACGGAGGGCATCGAGACCCTCAAGGTCAACACCCCGATCGCGAAGATGATGGAGCTGGTCAACGCCTGCGGCGGCCAGCCTCCCGCGCGCGAGGACGCCGAGGCGTTCCTGCTGATCCTCTCCCCGTACGCCCCGCACCTCGCCGAGGAGCTGTGGTCCCGCCTGGGGCACTCCCAGACCCTCGCCTACGAGCCGTGGCCCAAGTGGGACGCCGACGCCCTGGTCGAGGACACCACCACCATCGCCGTGCAGGTCCAGGGCAAGCTGCGCGGGACCGTCGACGTGCCGACCGGCGCCTCGGACGACGACGTCAAGGCCGCCGCGAAGGCGGCCGTCGCCGACCACCTCGAGGGCAAGGCGATCCGCAAGGAGATCGTGGTCCCCGGCCGCCTGGTCAACTTCGTCGTCGGCTGACGGCGACTTCGCGCCCGGAGGAGCGGGTGGAGCGGGCTGACCTGGTGGTCGTGGGCGCGGGGCCTGCCGGCGCCACCGCCGCGATCACCGCCCGGCGGCTCCGGCCCGGGTGGCGGGTGGTGATGATCGACCGGGCGGCGTTCCCGCGGGACAAGGCGTGCGGCGACGCGATCGCCTGGCACGCCTTCGCCGAGCTGGCCCGCATCGGCGTGACCGGAGTCGAGGGCGACGCCCCGCCGGTGGACACCCTCGAGCTCACGACCCCCACCGGGGAGCGGGCCAGGGGGACGGGTCGGCGGGCGAACCGGGTGATCCCCCGCACGACCTTCGACGCCCGGCTGGTCGACCACGCCGTCGCGGCAGGCGTCGAGCTGGTCCACCACCGCGTCCGCGACCTGACCGTCGACGTCGACCGGGTTGTCGTCGACGGCCGGTTCGCCGCCCCGCACCTGATCGCCGCGGACGGCGCGACGTCGGTGGTCCGCCGCCGCCTCGGCGTCCCCCCGGCGGCCGACCGCCACCGCGCCGTCGCCGCGCGGGCGTACGCCCCCGCCGAGCCCGGGCAGAGCCACCAGCGCATCGACGTGGCCGGCACCGGCTGGCCGGCCTACGCCTGGTCCTTCCCCCTCGGGGACGGACGGGCCAACGTCGGCTTCGGGATGCGGGTCGACGCCGCCCGGGACCGCCTCGACGGCAGGGTGCGACGAACCCTCGAGGAGGGGACCCGCGCGGCCGCCGCCGGACCGCTCGAACCCGGCAGCCTGGCCGTCCACCCACTGCCCCTGTCGACCGGCCGTCCGCGGCCCGACCACGGCCGCGTGCTGCTCGTCGGCGACGCCGCCGGGCTGATCAACCCCTTGACGGGGGAGGGGATCTTCTACGCGGTCGCGTCGGGGCGGATGGCGGCGACCGCGCTGGCCCTGGCCCCCGACGCCCCCGGCCCGCTGTACCGCCGGATGATCCGCCGCCGGTTCGGGCGGCACTTCGCGACCACCGCCGCGCTGGCACGGCTGCTCGACCTGCCCGCCGCCATGTCGGTCGCGATGGCGGCGGCCCAGGACCCGGCCGTCTACGACGACATCGCCGAGATCGGCCTGGGGGAGGGGGTGCTGACCCCGCGGCTGGTGTGGGCGCTGACCCGGTCGATCGGCGCGGCGTCCACCCGCGACCGGCCCTGACCCGCGACCGGCCCCGCTACCGCGCCAGGCGGTCCATCAGGCCGAGCAGCCCGGCGAAGTCGCGGTCGTCGGTGGTCCAGGTCTCCTCGAAGGGCGTGCGGACGATCTCGAGGCGGCGCTCGCCGACCATGATCTGGTCCTCGCCGTCCAGCAGGGCCGCCACGGCTGCGTCCCCGAGGCGCGCCCCGAGCACCCGGTCGCGCATCGTGGGCGCGCCGCCGCGCTGCATGTGCCCGAGCGTCGAGACCCGGTAGTCGAGGTCGGTCTCGTGGGTCACCCGGCGGGCCACCCCGAAGGCGCCGCCCTCCTCGCCGCCCTCGGCCACCACGACGATGCAGAAGCGCTTGCCGAGCGCGAAGGACTCGAGGACCTTCGCGCGGATCGAGTCCTCCTCCCAGCTGCTCTCGGGCACCAGCACGGCGGTCGCGCCGCCGGCGAGTCCCGAGTACAGGGCGATCCATCCGGCGTGGCGGCCCATCACCTCGATGAAGAACAGCCGGTTGTGGCTGGCCGCGGTGTCGCGGATCTTGTCCATCGCGTCGACGGCGGTGTTGACCGCGGTGTCGAACCCCAGGGTGAAGTCGGTCCCGGACAGGTCGTTGTCGATCGTGCCGGGGATGCCCACCACCGCGAAGCCGTGCTCCTCGCTGAGGAGCTTCGCGCCCTGCATCGACCCGTCCCCCCCGATGACCACGACCGCGTCGACGCCGGCGTTGCGGAGGTTCTTCGCCGCGATCTCCCGCCCCTCCGGGGTGCGGAACCGCGTCGAGCGGGCCGTCCCCAGGACGGTGCCGCCGAGCTGCAGGATGCCGGAGACGTCACGGGCGTCGAGGGGCTTCAGCCTGCCGTCGATCATGCCCTTGTACCCGTCTGCGATCCCCACGCAGCTCATCTGCGCGGCGTCGGCCGCGCGGACGACGGCGCGCAGCGCGGCGTTCATGCCGGGGCTGTCGCCGCCGCTGGTCAGGACGGCCAGGCGGTTCAGGGCAGCAGGGCGCTTCAGGTCGGGCATCGCAGGTCTCCGTGGCGGGAGGTCGGACGTGACGAGCCCGGCAGGCTAGCGCGGGCACATGTCCAGGCGCGCATGTCAGAGTGGGGCGCCAGACCACCCCCAGGAGGACCGCACCGGTGACCACCGTCGACCAGCCCCGCCCGATCGCAGAGGACCTCGATCCGGCCGTCCGCCCCCAGGACGACCTGTTCGGGTACGTCAACGGGCGCTGGATCGCCGCCGCGGCGATCCCGGAGGACAAGGCGACGTACGGCTCCTTCGAGATCCTCCGGGACAAGTCCGAGGAGGACGTCCGGGCGATCATCGCCGAGGCCGCCGCGAGCGACGCGCCCGAGGGGTCGGACGCGGCCAGCGCCGCGCAGAAGATCGGCGACCTGTACACAAGCTTCATGGACGAGGCCGCCGTCGAGGCCGCGGGCGTGGCACCCCTCGCGCCGGTCCTCGCCCGCATCGACGCCGTCGCCGACGTCGAGGGCCTGATGCGCCTGCAGGGCGAGCTGGCGCGCGAGGGCATCGGCGGGGTGCTCGGGGCCGGCGTCTGGATCGACAAGACCGACCCGAACCGCTACCTGATCCACATCGCCCAGAGCGGGCTGGGGCTGCCGGACGAGTCCTACTACCGCGCCGACGAGCACGCCGCGATCCGCGAGGCCTACGTCCCCCACGTCGCCCGGATGCTGGAGCTCGCCGAGGCGGTGCCGACCACCGCCCACGCCGACGCGGTCGCCCAGCGGATCATGGCCTTCGAGACCCGGCTGGCGGCCGCCCACTGGGACCGCACGGCCACCCGCGACGCAGTCGCCACCTACAACCTCACGACCGCCGCGCAGCTGCGCGCCGCGCTGCCGACCGCCACGACCTGGCTGGAGGGGATGGGCGCCGACCCACACCACTGGGACGAGGTCGTCGTCGGCCAGCCCGACGTGGTCGAGGCCGTCGCCGGCCTGCTCGTCGACGAGCCGCTCGAGGTGTGGAAGGAGTGGCTGACCTGGCGGGTCATCCGGTCGATGGCCGGCTACCTGTCGAGCGACCTGGTCGACGCCTCCTTCGACTTCTACGGCCGGACCCTGACCGGCGCCCCGCAGCTGCGGCCCCGGTGGAAGCGCGGGGTCGCGCTGGTGGAGGGGCTGCTCGGCGAGCTGGTCGGCCAGCTGTACGTCGAGCGCCACTACCCGCCGCGGGCGCAGGAGCAGATGGCGGTGCTGATCGACCACCTGGTCGAGGCGTACCGCCAGCGCATCACCGACCTCGACTGGATGGCGGCCGACACCCGCTCCCGGGCGCTCGAGAAGCTGGCGGCGTTCACCCCGAAGATCGGAAAGCCGGTCCGGTGGAAGGACTACTCGGCCCTCGAGATCCGGCCGGACGACCTGCTCGGCAACATCCGCCGCGCCCACGCCGTCGAGAGCGACCGGGAACTCGCCAAGCTCGCCGGGCCGGTGGACCGCGACGAGTGGTTCATGACCCCGCAGACGGTCAACGCCTACTACAACCCGGCGATGAACGAGATCGTGTTCCCCGCCGCGTTGCTGCAGCCGCCGTTCTTCGACCCCGACCGCGACCCCGCCTACAACTACGGCGCCATCGGCGCGGTCATCGGCCACGAGATCGGCCACGGCTTCGACGACCAGGGGTCGAGGTACGACGGGACCGGCGCGCTGGTCAACTGGTGGACCGACGTCGACCGCCAGGCCTTCGACGCGAAGGTGCAGGCGCTCACCGAGCAGTACGACGTGTTCAGCCCACGGGACCTCGACGACGCCCACACCGTCGACGGCGGCCTGACGGTGGGGGAGAACATCGGCGACCTCGGCGGCGTGGCCGTCGCCTTCCACGCCTGGCAGCTGTACGTCGCCGACGAGCTCGGCGGGTCCTCCCCGCAGGTCGACGGGTTGACCGGCGACCAGCGGTTCTTCGTCGGCTGGGCGCAGGTGTGGCGGGTGCTGGCGCGGACCGAGGAGGCGATCCGGCGCCTCACCATCGACCCGCACTCGCCGCCGGAGTTCCGGGCCAACGTCGTCCGGAACGTCGACGGCTTCCACGAGGCCTTCGGGACCGGTCCGGGCGACGGCCTGTGGCTGGACCCCGACGAGCGGGTGCGGATCTGGTGAGGGGACGACGGCCGGGCGGGATCAGCCCCGCTCGGTCGTGCGCTGGTACTGCCGGGACGCGAGCGGCGCGAACACCACGATGATGATCACGACCCAGATGAGGGTGTAGATCTCGGGGTTCTGCATCGACCAGGTGTCCGGTGCGGGCACCCCGCCGGTGTTGCCGAACCCCTCGCGCGCGGCCTGGGTGACCGCCGACACGGGGTTCCACCGGGCGAAGGTCCGCAGCGCGACGGGGAACCCGTCGGTGGGGACGAACGTCTCGGCGATGAACGTGAGCGGGAAGATGGCGAGGAACGACGCGTTGTTGACGACCTCGGGGGAGGGGACCAGCAGGCCGATGTAGGCCATCATCCAGCTGATCGCGTACGCGAACAGCAGCAGCAGCGCGTAGGCGACGATCGCGTCGAGGGGTGACGAGGTGATGCGCCAGCCGACGGCCAGGCCGGTGATCGACATGACGATCAGCACGAGGACGTTGTTGACCACGTCGCTCGCGGTGCGGCCGGCCAGGACCGCCTGCCGGGACATCGGCAGCGAGCGGAACCGGTCGATGATGCCCTTCTGCATGTCCTCGGCCAGCCCTGCGCCGGTGATCGTCGCGC is a genomic window containing:
- a CDS encoding carboxymuconolactone decarboxylase family protein, which produces MHDLRQPTRALREAIPEVWQGFADLHRAAVADGALSAAVKELMALAISVATGCDGCIGYHTQGAVRAGATREQAAEAIGVALLMTGGPASTHGPHALEAFDEFAAAAEARAAGGS
- a CDS encoding GuaB1 family IMP dehydrogenase-related protein, giving the protein MRFLDGHRPDRDLTYDDAFLVPARSAVESRLDVELTPVDGCPTTLPLVASNMTAVSGRRMAETLARRGGIAIIPQDIPPEIVASAVASVKAADPVYETPITLTAGDTVGDAEQLIHKRAHGAAVVVADDHPIGVVTPADLENVDRFTQVGEVMSTELLVLRAGESPRTAFMHLHEARRRLAPVVDDDDRLVGLVTRMGALRSTLYQPAVDADGRLVVGAAIGINGDVGPGGSRGGVAATAAQILGAGVDVLVVDTAHGHQERMLAALRAVRALDPAVPVVAGNVVTAVGTRELLDAGADIVKVGVGPGAMCTTRMMTGVGRPQLSAVIACADAARAVGGHVWADGGVRHPRDVALALAAGASQVMVGSWFAGTHESPGDLQLDADGRAYKVSFGMASSRAVQRRTRDDDPFTRARKALFEEGISSGHMYLDPDRPGIEDLVDQIVAGIRSACTYAGAADLTAFADRAVLGLQSVAGFTEGKPLERSWG
- a CDS encoding DUF6882 domain-containing protein, whose amino-acid sequence is MAELPLVLDLAAEHVPATLLRQQLLAKLLEGEVPDVDLDAHTATFGDRTFDLQVVGTVDDAAHTFTWAWATSGIAPEAVTRCAEALRAYGAEHDVMELSEPVWHTDEVEPFLLAAIARGWCRADALYRAPVPGGAVYLLLGDVELPPPDAHQVVQALTTGIAMAPMDHRAAAMALFADAQVAVTGLDEMVVATIGTSLVNVTFTRDGRIDDVSVSHL
- the leuS gene encoding leucine--tRNA ligase; translated protein: MSHQYDPTAIEPRWQAYWAEHETFTAVEDPEKPPYYGLVMFPYPSGSGLHVGHPESYTALDIVARYKRMTGYSVLSPIGFDSFGLPAERAAQRDGTHPGVITDERIEYFRTQLHRLGFSYDWSREVVTSHADYYRWTQWIFLKLYEQGLAYLEEVPVWWCEAQGTVLSNEEVVDGRYVETGDPVERRNMRQWMLKITAYAQRLLDDLDTGGPDGGPLDWPDGVLEMQRQWIGRSEGAEVTFRLAEGDGSFVVYTTRPDTLFGATYCVLAPEHPLVAEVTTDDRRAEVEAYVEKAASKSELDRQLGAERDKTGVFTGGHAINPVNGEAIPVWVADYVLASYGTGAIMAVPAHDERDHAFARAFDLPIVPTYTTPEGIDVQEQAYAGEGTAINSGQFDGLSVAAFKTAIIDWLEAEGHGERKVNFKLRDWLFSRQRYWGEPFPILHIVDDEGNPTGEIVPVPPDDLPVELPHVDEYKPTATGEPPLARATDWLHTTAPDGRPAIRETNTMPQWAGSCWYYLRYVDPDNTEVPFSQERIDYWGAVDLYIGGVEHAVLHLLYARFWHKVLYDIGMVPTAEPFMRLANQGMILANSYRESGGRYHHPDTVEHRPEAAVTMTSAHSQTEVVTEYFTRDGVPVEQRSGKMGKSLNNSVDPIDIIERFGADTLRLYEMFMGPLEQTKVWNTSGCEGIHRFLSRTWRLFVDTDTGALRDLPDETPREVRRALHTAIKETTEGIETLKVNTPIAKMMELVNACGGQPPAREDAEAFLLILSPYAPHLAEELWSRLGHSQTLAYEPWPKWDADALVEDTTTIAVQVQGKLRGTVDVPTGASDDDVKAAAKAAVADHLEGKAIRKEIVVPGRLVNFVVG
- a CDS encoding NAD(P)/FAD-dependent oxidoreductase, with protein sequence MERADLVVVGAGPAGATAAITARRLRPGWRVVMIDRAAFPRDKACGDAIAWHAFAELARIGVTGVEGDAPPVDTLELTTPTGERARGTGRRANRVIPRTTFDARLVDHAVAAGVELVHHRVRDLTVDVDRVVVDGRFAAPHLIAADGATSVVRRRLGVPPAADRHRAVAARAYAPAEPGQSHQRIDVAGTGWPAYAWSFPLGDGRANVGFGMRVDAARDRLDGRVRRTLEEGTRAAAAGPLEPGSLAVHPLPLSTGRPRPDHGRVLLVGDAAGLINPLTGEGIFYAVASGRMAATALALAPDAPGPLYRRMIRRRFGRHFATTAALARLLDLPAAMSVAMAAAQDPAVYDDIAEIGLGEGVLTPRLVWALTRSIGAASTRDRP
- the pfkA gene encoding 6-phosphofructokinase, with translation MPDLKRPAALNRLAVLTSGGDSPGMNAALRAVVRAADAAQMSCVGIADGYKGMIDGRLKPLDARDVSGILQLGGTVLGTARSTRFRTPEGREIAAKNLRNAGVDAVVVIGGDGSMQGAKLLSEEHGFAVVGIPGTIDNDLSGTDFTLGFDTAVNTAVDAMDKIRDTAASHNRLFFIEVMGRHAGWIALYSGLAGGATAVLVPESSWEEDSIRAKVLESFALGKRFCIVVVAEGGEEGGAFGVARRVTHETDLDYRVSTLGHMQRGGAPTMRDRVLGARLGDAAVAALLDGEDQIMVGERRLEIVRTPFEETWTTDDRDFAGLLGLMDRLAR
- a CDS encoding M13 family metallopeptidase gives rise to the protein MTTVDQPRPIAEDLDPAVRPQDDLFGYVNGRWIAAAAIPEDKATYGSFEILRDKSEEDVRAIIAEAAASDAPEGSDAASAAQKIGDLYTSFMDEAAVEAAGVAPLAPVLARIDAVADVEGLMRLQGELAREGIGGVLGAGVWIDKTDPNRYLIHIAQSGLGLPDESYYRADEHAAIREAYVPHVARMLELAEAVPTTAHADAVAQRIMAFETRLAAAHWDRTATRDAVATYNLTTAAQLRAALPTATTWLEGMGADPHHWDEVVVGQPDVVEAVAGLLVDEPLEVWKEWLTWRVIRSMAGYLSSDLVDASFDFYGRTLTGAPQLRPRWKRGVALVEGLLGELVGQLYVERHYPPRAQEQMAVLIDHLVEAYRQRITDLDWMAADTRSRALEKLAAFTPKIGKPVRWKDYSALEIRPDDLLGNIRRAHAVESDRELAKLAGPVDRDEWFMTPQTVNAYYNPAMNEIVFPAALLQPPFFDPDRDPAYNYGAIGAVIGHEIGHGFDDQGSRYDGTGALVNWWTDVDRQAFDAKVQALTEQYDVFSPRDLDDAHTVDGGLTVGENIGDLGGVAVAFHAWQLYVADELGGSSPQVDGLTGDQRFFVGWAQVWRVLARTEEAIRRLTIDPHSPPEFRANVVRNVDGFHEAFGTGPGDGLWLDPDERVRIW
- a CDS encoding ABC transporter permease, with the protein product MSTLSRAVRDSTVVARRNLIKIKRVPDLLVFTLLSPIMFVLLFVYVFGSAIPIEGVDYAQFLMAGIFAQTVVFGATITGAGLAEDMQKGIIDRFRSLPMSRQAVLAGRTASDVVNNVLVLIVMSITGLAVGWRITSSPLDAIVAYALLLLFAYAISWMMAYIGLLVPSPEVVNNASFLAIFPLTFIAETFVPTDGFPVALRTFARWNPVSAVTQAAREGFGNTGGVPAPDTWSMQNPEIYTLIWVVIIIVVFAPLASRQYQRTTERG